One genomic region from Desulfomonilaceae bacterium encodes:
- the phoU gene encoding phosphate signaling complex protein PhoU: MTNVPRVRLHRKSELLKERLISLAVIVEESVVSAIKAIRDRDQELANSIIQGDKEIDRIEIEIEENCLEILALHQPVALDLRLITGVLKIINQLERIGDLAVNIAQTALILASESPLNVPDDYYIMAKKAENMLKQSIDSFVNEDEALATQVLAEDDEVDMMKHKLHRDFEDRVNVELERRKALTHLFLVSRHLERIADHSTNIAEDVIYMVTGDIVRHGHGASK; this comes from the coding sequence ATGACCAATGTGCCGCGTGTCAGGCTCCATCGAAAAAGCGAATTACTTAAAGAACGACTCATTTCATTAGCCGTTATAGTTGAGGAAAGCGTCGTATCGGCGATAAAAGCCATTAGAGATAGAGACCAGGAACTGGCGAATTCCATTATACAAGGTGACAAGGAAATTGATCGAATTGAAATAGAGATTGAAGAAAACTGTCTGGAGATCCTCGCTTTACATCAGCCGGTAGCCTTAGATCTCAGGCTGATAACCGGGGTTCTGAAAATAATCAACCAGCTCGAGCGTATTGGAGATCTCGCTGTGAACATAGCTCAAACAGCGCTTATCCTCGCTTCTGAAAGCCCGCTGAATGTGCCGGATGATTACTATATAATGGCGAAGAAAGCCGAAAACATGCTGAAACAGTCCATCGACTCCTTCGTGAATGAAGATGAAGCTTTGGCTACTCAAGTCTTAGCTGAAGACGACGAGGTGGACATGATGAAACACAAATTACACCGAGACTTCGAAGATAGGGTCAACGTGGAGTTGGAGAGACGGAAGGCTCTTACCCATTTATTTCTGGTTTCAAGACACCTGGAGAGGATTGCGGATCATTCGACAAATATTGCTGAAGATGTCATCTATATGGTGACTGGCGATATAGTTCGCCATGGCCATGGCGCCTCAAAATAA